In the genome of Thermodesulfobacteriota bacterium, the window ATGCGTCTTTGTAAGCATCGCATTTCATCTGATTATCGGGATAATCAATTAGGCACTGCTCATAAGCAGCTTTAGCAGACTGTTTCTCCTGAAGCGGGCGCTTCCACTGCATTCCGCCCCCGCATGAGGCGAGAAAAAAGATAGGTATGATTAACAATGTCCATCTATACATTTGTAGCTCCTTTTCCTCTTAATAATATGATATTCCGTCCCCCATAGTATAGCCGGATAGTTCCGGCTTAATCCCGCTCTGACTTCGCCCCAATATAGGGGAAACTTGTTTATAATACTATGAGTTGTTATTAGATTTAGTTTAAAACGTTATAACCTCTTCCGATCATGCAGTTACGGTAAATCTGCTCGTAACCTTTTTCACTATCATATATACCTTTTGCTCCGCCTGCTACGCCGCCGATCACTGCTCCGTAGGCAAGACCTTTAACTGCATCGCCAGCGATAGCTCCAATTAGAGCACCTGTTCCTGTTCCAACCGCACCACCGACAACGGTGTCTTTAGCGGTGTCTTTCCAACCCGGTGCGCCCTGTTTGGCTATGGCTCTGCACTCTGCCTGATCTCTATAATACCTATCGCTATTTTGTACAGATCCCGGGTCAATCACAGGAGTATATTGCTGACAACCTAAAAGTGCTGCTACTGCAAATACTGGAACTAGAAGTAATGTTTTATTCAATTTATATGACCTCCGTGGTTAAATTTAATTTATGTGAATAAAGCTAAATATTCACTAATAGTTTATGGTGCTACCTGTTCTTCTGCAACAATTACGTGATCTGTGCCTACCGGCTCGCCAAGCTCAAAACCTGTAAGCGGGTTGTAATCCCCTAAGCTGAAATCACGAATTGTTAGAACACACTTAGATTTTCCATTCTCTGCATAGCATGAGTAGGAAATATTAGAAGCTGCCATCTTATTAGCACCATCTTCAACCACTACTGAAGGAATCAG includes:
- a CDS encoding YMGG-like glycine zipper-containing protein; its protein translation is MNKTLLLVPVFAVAALLGCQQYTPVIDPGSVQNSDRYYRDQAECRAIAKQGAPGWKDTAKDTVVGGAVGTGTGALIGAIAGDAVKGLAYGAVIGGVAGGAKGIYDSEKGYEQIYRNCMIGRGYNVLN